ATTTATTAAATAATCTTATGAATCTGTACTTGTTTACTATAGATGAATAGCATTATCTTTGCACTCTTAAAAATTGGGAGCGAACCATAGAATATATCCCAACCATTATTAATATACGTACCATGAAAGCAGGAATCGTAGGGTTACCAAATGTTGGAAAATCAACATTGTTTAATTGTTTATCTAATGCAAAAGCACAGAGTGCTAATTTTCCTTTTTGTACCATAGAACCCAATATTGGGGTGGTGAATGTACCAGACCATAGGCTGGAGAAGCTAGAGGAGTTAGTAGTACCCGAACGGGTAATCCCCGCAACGGTCGAAATTGTGGATATTGCAGGTTTAGTAAAAGGAGCGAGTAAAGGAGAAGGATTAGGGAATCAGTTTTTAGGAAATATTAGAGAAACAGATGCTATAATACATGTATTACGTTGTTTTGATAATGATAATATTGTTCATGTAGATGGCTCGGTAGACCCAATTAGAGATAAAGAAACTATCGATATAGAATTGCAGCTTAAAGATCTGGAAAGCGTAGAAAAAAAACTGGATAAAGTAAAAAGGGCAGCCAAAACCGGTAATAAAGAAGCACAAAAGGAAGAAGCAATTTTATTAAAACTTAGAGAAGGGCTAGAAGCAGGAATATCGGTTAGAGCAATCGACATCTCTGAAGATGATCATACCGCATATGTTAGACCATTACAGTTTATAACAGATAAACCAGTACTTTATGTTTGCAATGTTGACGAAGGGGCTGCAGTTGATGGAAATGATTATGTGAAAAAAGTAAAAGAAACTGTAGCATCAGAAAGAGCAGAAGTAATAGTGTTAGCCGTAGGTACCGAAGCTGATATTACCGAGCTAGATGATTATGAAGAGCGCCAATTATTTTTGCAGGATATGGGGTTAGAAGAAGCAGGGGCATCAGTATTAATTCGCGCAGCATATAAATTATTAAACCAGCAAACTTATTTTACTGCTGGCGAGAAAGAAGTAAGAGCATGGACGGTTAATATAGGGGCTACGGCACCACAAGCAGCAGGAGTGATTCATACCGATTTTGAGAAAGGTTTTATACGAGCAGAAGTTATCAAGTATGATGATTTTGTAAAGTATGGTAGCGAATCTAAGGTGAGAGAAGCCGGAAAGCTTGGAGTAGAAGGAAAGACATATGTCGTAAATGACGGAGATGTAATGCATTTCTTATTTAATGTATAAAAATATCTTGTTGATTTATAAAGCCCTTTCTGGTAATGCCAGAAAGGGTTTTTTGTTGGGTATCGTAATTAGAAAGTTTTTAGATTTTTCAAAAATAACAAT
This region of Aquimarina spinulae genomic DNA includes:
- the ychF gene encoding redox-regulated ATPase YchF codes for the protein MKAGIVGLPNVGKSTLFNCLSNAKAQSANFPFCTIEPNIGVVNVPDHRLEKLEELVVPERVIPATVEIVDIAGLVKGASKGEGLGNQFLGNIRETDAIIHVLRCFDNDNIVHVDGSVDPIRDKETIDIELQLKDLESVEKKLDKVKRAAKTGNKEAQKEEAILLKLREGLEAGISVRAIDISEDDHTAYVRPLQFITDKPVLYVCNVDEGAAVDGNDYVKKVKETVASERAEVIVLAVGTEADITELDDYEERQLFLQDMGLEEAGASVLIRAAYKLLNQQTYFTAGEKEVRAWTVNIGATAPQAAGVIHTDFEKGFIRAEVIKYDDFVKYGSESKVREAGKLGVEGKTYVVNDGDVMHFLFNV